The Montipora foliosa isolate CH-2021 chromosome 1, ASM3666993v2, whole genome shotgun sequence genome has a window encoding:
- the LOC137980215 gene encoding trace amine-associated receptor 5-like, whose amino-acid sequence MENLTNNNTAPTKAVRNDSSQIGSYLEGYIWCSLFVVEAIIIVALNILTVIVFIKKRCLRRRSTYLLINLSLADLCIGALVVPISVFRRGNIFGLWKIVMSDAVRFSTFGIDTLFFGCSLLFLVSISIERLHAMRNPMRHRLVSSSSYRKWVFSVWVASVIYTTLTISLLSFDVLGLLVWFIVAGCVLACLLILTFCYLAIFVTVRRSKDPELTNLHGRTERKLTVTLFIVTLVSLSVWLPYVLFTFLETPLLSFLSAGALLRVRSICEFLFFANSFVNPILYTIRMPGFRKQLRSIVSLSVPLRLRVCKDKITGPSKNKKYVVN is encoded by the coding sequence ATGGAAAATCTAACTAATAACAACACAGCACCAACAAAAGCTGTGAGAAACGACTCTTCCCAAATAGGAAGCTACTTGGAAGGATACATTTGGTGCTCCTTATTTGTAGTAGAAGCCATAATCATCGTAGCACTCAACATTTTGACAGTCATCGTTTTCATCAAGAAACGTTGTTTGCGCAGGCGCAGTACTTACTTGCTCATTAACCTGTCATTGGCTGACTTGTGTATCGGAGCGCTCGTGGTACCAATTTCAGTATTTCGTCGTGGAAACATTTTTGGTCTGTGGAAAATTGTTATGTCGGATGCAGTGCGCTTTTCCACATTTGGAATTGATACTTTATTCTTTGGGTGCTCTCTTTTGTTTCTAGTTTCAATATCAATCGAAAGACTACACGCTATGCGAAATCCAATGCGACATCGTTTGGTGTCCAGTTCGTCTTACAGGAAGTGGGTATTCAGCGTTTGGGTTGCGTCAGTGATCTACACAACTCTAACAATTTCATTATTGTCTTTTGACGTACTTGGGCTACTAGTCTGGTTCATTGTGGCTGGGTGTGTCCTTGCATGTCTTCTAATACTAACCTTCTGCTATTTGGCCATATTTGTCACCGTACGACGCAGCAAGGATCCTGAACTCACTAATCTTCACGGTAGAACTGAACGAAAATTGACCGTGACACTGTTCATCGTCACGCTTGTCTCTTTATCTGTGTGGCTTCCTTACGTGTTGTTCACTTTCCTGGAAACTCCACTGTTGAGTTTCCTGTCAGCTGGAGCGCTTTTGCGAGTGCGGAGTATTTGCGAATTTCTCTTCTTCGCTAACTCCTTTGTGAATCCAATATTATACACAATCAGGATGCCTGGATTCAGAAAACAACTTCGTTCAATCGTGTCACTTTCTGTGCCATTAAGATTGAGGGTTTGCAAGGATAAGATAACCGGTccatcaaaaaacaaaaaatacgtTGTAAACTAG